A genomic stretch from Kwoniella europaea PYCC6329 chromosome 2, complete sequence includes:
- a CDS encoding YbgI/family dinuclear metal center protein, with the protein MGNPTVNVAPLALIKRVWERIAPLQLAERSWDNVGPMIEAPYPNPNNRQVLLTIDLTPSVAAEALSLPSLSLIVSYHPPIFRGLKSMTLQDPLQSSLLKLSAKGISVFSPHTSLDATPNGINSWLIRPFLSISKSNSPITTSEQIEGFEGAGMGRIVNLSVPLDVRQVVKMVKDHLDLDHVQLATPEIERPINSIAVCAGSGASLFKGVKADLYLTGEMSHHEVLAAIHSGTSVILTNHTNTERPYLSQVLQPWLEKELNSEIDIHDEQPNGKWEVLVSKADRDPLRVV; encoded by the exons ATGGGCAATCCAACCGTCAACGTCGCACCTCTAGCACTGATTAAGAGAGTATGGGAGAGAATCGCCCCTTTGCAGCTGGCAGAGCGAAGTTGGGATAAT GTCGGACCGATGATTG AGGCACCATATCCTAATCCTAACAATCGACAAGTCCTCTTAACTATCGA TCTCACACCATCCGTAGCAGCCGAAGCATTATCTCTTCCCTCCTTATCATTAATcgtatcataccatccacCAATATTCAGAGGTCTTAAATCAATGACTTTACAAGATCCTTTACAATCTTCTTTATTGAAATTATCAGCAAAAGGTATCAGTGTCTTTTCACCTCATACGAGCTTGGACGCTACTCCGAACGGTATAAACAGTTG GCTTATCAGACCATTCTTATCGATCTCCAAATCAAATTCACCCATAACTACTTCAGAGCAGATTGAAGGATTCGAAGGTGCAGGTATGGGAAGGATCGTCAATTTGTCTGTACCGCTGGATGTAAGACAGGTAGTGAAGATGGTTAAAgatcatctggatctggatcatG tTCAGTTGGCCACTCCCGAAATTGAAAGACCCATCAATTCAATAGCTGTCTGTGCGggttcag GTGCAAGCCTTTTCAAAGGTGTGAAAGCGGATTTGTACCTAACAGGAGAGATGTCCCAT CATGAGGTCCTCGCTGCTATACATTCAGGAACCTCCGTCATCCTAACCAACCACACCAATACCGAACGACCCTACCTCTCTCAAGTGTTACAACCATGGTTGGAGAAAGAGTTGAATTCGGAGATTGACATACATGATGAACAGCCcaatgggaaatgggaagtGTTAGTTTCGAAAGCTGATAGAGATCCCTTGAGAGTTGTTTGA